In Papaver somniferum cultivar HN1 chromosome 1, ASM357369v1, whole genome shotgun sequence, a genomic segment contains:
- the LOC113303177 gene encoding aspartic proteinase-like, protein MGKSMIFVLFLSLLLVSLVLAESGDGLLRIKLKKRNLDSNDQLAAHLESRNGKSLGSSVRKYYFRGDVGDSDEFDIVSLKNYMDAQYFGEIGIGSPPQKFTVIFDTGSSNLWVPSSKCYFSIACFFHAKYKSIWSSTYKKNGKAAAIRYGTGAISGYFSQDSVKVGDIVVKNQDFIEATREPSITFVVAKFDGLLGLGFQEISVGNAVPVWYNMVKQGLVKEPVFSFWLNRNTEEEKGGEIVFGGSDPKHYIGKHTYVPVTQKGYWQFNMGDVLVGGKTTGFCSGGCKAIADSGTSLLAGPTTIITEINHAIGATGIVSQECKSVVAEYGEMIIALLASETSPKKVCSQIGLCTFDGTRGVSIGIESVVNKKSLEKSSDAMCTACEMAVVWMQNQLRNNETQERVLDYANQLCERLPSPMGESAVACDGLASMPNVTFTVAGKQFELSAHEYVLKVGEGAAAQCISGFTAFDIPAPRGPLWILGDIFMGKYHTVFDYGNMRIGFAEAA, encoded by the exons ATGGGGAAGTCAATGATATTTGTTCTTTTCTTATCTCTGCTTTTGGTTTCTCTGGTTTTAGCCGAATCTGGTGATGGATTATTAAGAATTAAGTTGAAAAAGAGGAATTTGGATTCAAATGATCAACTTGCAGCTCATCTCGAGTCTAGAAATGGGAAATCTTTGGGATCTTCTGTTCGCAAGTACTATTTCCGTGGTGATGTTGGAGATTCGGATGAATTTGATATTGTATCTCTAAAGAATTACATGGATGCTCAATATTTTGGTGAGATTGGTATTGGTAGCCCTCCACAGAAGTTCACCGTGATATTCGACACTGGGAGTTCAAACCTCTGGGTGCCATCCTCAAAGTGCTACTTCTCG ATTGCTTGCTTTTTCCATGCAAAGTACAAGTCAATTTGGTCAAGCACCTACAAGAAGAATG GGAAAGCAGCTGCAATCCGTTATGGTACTGGAGCCATATCTGGATACTTTAGCCAAGACAGTGTCAAAGTTGGTGACATTGTTGTCAAGAATCAG GATTTTATTGAGGCAACTAGAGAACCCAGTATCACATTTGTAGTGGCTAAGTTTGATGGACTACTTGGACTTGGTTTTCAGGAGATCTCCGTTGGGAATGCCGTACCTGTGTG GTATAACATGGTCAAACAAGGTCTTGTCAAAGAACCTGTTTTCTCATTTTGGTTGAACCGAAATACAGAGGAGGAAAAAGGGGGTGAAATTGTTTTTGGGGGTTCTGATCCCAAACATTACATTGGGAAGCACACTTATGTCCCTGTGACTCAGAAAGGGTACTGGCAG TTTAACATGGGTGATGTTCTCGTTGGTGGTAAAACAACTG GATTCTGCTCTGGCGGTTGCAAGGCTATTGCTGACTCAGGGACATCTTTGTTGGCAGGTCCAACA ACGATTATTACGGAAATCAATCATGCCATTGGAGCAACTGGAATTGTTAGCCAGGAGTGCAAATCAGTAGTTGCTGAATATGGTGAAATGATAATCGCATTGCTAGCATCAGAG ACAAGCCCCAAGAAAGTCTGCTCCCAGATTGGTTTATGTACCTTCGATGGTACTCGAGGTGTTAG TATTGGCATCGAGAGTGTAGTAAATAAGAAGAGTCTCGAGAAATCCTCTGATGCTATGTGCACAGCTTGTGAGATGGCAGTTGTGTGGATGCAAAACCAGCTTAGGAATAATGAAACACAGGAGCGTGTATTGGACTACGCCAATCAG CTTTGTGAAAGACTTCCTAGCCCAATGGGAGAATCAGCTGTTGCTTGTGATGGTCTTGCTTCCATGCCCAATGTCACTTTTACTGTTGCTGGCAAACAATTTGAGCTTAGCGCACATGAG TACGTTCTCAAGGTCGGAGAGGGAGCAGCAGCTCAGTGCATTAGTGGATTTACAGCTTTCGATATACCTGCTCCACGTGGCCCACTCTG GATCTTGGGAGATATTTTCATGGGTAAATACCACACAGTGTTTGACTACGGCAACATGAGGATTGGATTTGCCGAAGCAGCGTGA